The Solanum lycopersicum chromosome 6, SLM_r2.1 genome has a window encoding:
- the LOC101255406 gene encoding arginyl-tRNA--protein transferase 2 isoform X1, with protein MSEKKKMRSEASSSSSNSITAGNDSVVVEVGRRRNSCGYCKSGGPTSISHGLWARSLTVDDYQALLDRGWRRSGCFLYKPEMEKTCCPSYTIRLKANDFVPSKEQRRVLNRMQRFLDGTLDKSSDEFMDATDTSGNSEITTSSQNQSLAATKSLTGNLEEKYKTEPLIPHLESQIDNAVHVCIGSGDLSSDFQFPKASVKKVAPAKRKLSTEGSEDLLFTSSISFQIAATLRRQRKGVEHGKSSQLGAGERGQAADTPKVIAATLATHLNSLAESLGLLVRACNGHINFYSSERRVDKDAIVSSHNELKQFSSGSCNKQSFSSTVHENHELKKRKFEVRLKRSSFDPEEYSLYRRYQIRVHNDSPDEVAESSYRRFLVDTPIIFVPPSGDLTVPACGFGSFHQQYLIDGRLVAVGVIDILPKCLSSKYLFWDPDLAFLSLGKYSALQEIRWVTQNQVHCPSLQYYYLGYYIHSCNKMRYKAAYRPSELLCPLRYKWVPFDVAKPLLDMKSYMVLSDFATQNGQPLPPSNLENYDEQNDQQHFHGSNDIFVGEDEDEEMDEFNYEDSDDELIAESSNIQLPKVEDRDVGSILIGLKEVRLRYKDLRQAFGSRERRFMETQLHKYMRAVGAELSERMVYSLG; from the exons ATGTCTGAGAAAAAGAAGATGAGAAGTGAAGCAAGCAGCAGTAGCAGCAATAGCATCACTGCTGGAAACGATTCTGTTGTTGTTGAGGTTGGTCGACGTAGAAACTCATGTGGTTATTGTAAATCCGGTGGTCCTACTAGTATCTCTCACG GTTTATGGGCACGCAGTCTGACAGTTGATGACTATCAAG CTCTTCTAGATAGAGGATGGAGAAGATCTGGCTGTTTCCTATACAAACCAGAGATGGAAAAGACATGCTGTCCATCTTACACCATCCGTCTCAAAGCAAATGATTTTGTTCCTTCCAAAGAACAACGCCGAGTACTGAATAGAATGCAGAG GTTTCTGGATGGCACGTTAGATAAAAGTTCAGATGAGTTTATGGATGCAACAGACACTTCAGGCAATTCAGAAATCACTACCTCTAGTCAAAATCAAAGCCTTGCAGCAACGAAGTCCTTGACAGGTAACCTTGAAGAGAAGTACAAAACTGAACCGTTGATCCCCCATTTGGAAAGTCAGATAGATAATGCAGTACATGTGTGCATTGGAAGTGGGGATCTTTCTTCTGATTTTCAGTTTCCAAAAGCCTCTGTAAAAAAGGTTGCACCTGCGAAAAGAAAGTTATCCACTGAAGGGTCAGAGGATCTGTTATTTACCAGCAGCATCTCGTTCCAGATTGCAGCTACTTTAAGACGACAAAGAAAAGGTGTTGAACATGGAAAATCATCACAATTGGGGGCTGGGGAAAGGGGGCAAGCTGCTGATACCCCCAAAGTTATTGCTGCAACACTAGCTACCCATCTAAACTCTCTAGCAGAATCATTGGGATTATTAGTTAGAGCTTGCAACGGACATATAAACTTTTATTCTTCCGAAAGACGAGTTGATAAAGATGCCATAGTCAGCAGCCATAATGAGTTGAAGCAATTCTCATCAGGAAGCTGTAATAAACAGAGCTTCTCATCAACAGTACATGAAAATCATGAACTCAAAAAGAGGAAGTTTGAGGTTCGTCTTAAAAGGTCCAGTTTTGATCCCGAAGAATATTCCTTGTATAGGAGGTACCAGATTAGAGTGCACAATGATTCTCCTGATGAAGTCGCTGAGAGCTCATACAGGAGATTTTTGGTTGATACACCCATAATATTTGTTCCCCCATCGGGGGACCTTACTGTCCCCGCTTGTGGCTTTGGTTCTTTCCATCAGCAGTATCTGATTGATGGACGGTTGGTTGCAGTTGGAGTCATAGATATTCTCCCAAAGTGTTTGTcaagtaaatatttattctGGGATCCAGATCTTGCCTTCTTATCATTAGGTAAGTATTCAGCCCTTCAAGAAATAAGGTGGGTTACACAGAATCAAGTACATTGCCCTAGTCTCCAGTACTATTATCTGGGTTACTACATCCACTCCTGCAACAAAATGAGATACAAAGCAGCATACCGGCCTTCTGAGCTACTCTGCCCTTTGCGATATAA GTGGGTTCCATTTGATGTTGCCAAGCCACTGCTCGACATGAAATCGTACATGGTTTTATCTGATTTTGCCACACAAAATGGGCAGCCTCTTCCTCCTAGTAACCTTGAAAATTATGATGAGCAAAATGATCAACAACACTTTCACGGATCAAATGATATTTTTGTGggtgaggatgaggatgaggaaaTGGATGAATTTAACTATGAAGATTCAGATGATGAACTGATTGCTGAGAGCAGTAACATCCAACTGCCCAAAGTAGAAGACAGAGATGTTGGTAGCATTTTGATTGGGTTGAAGGAAGTTCGTCTGAGATACAAA GATTTGAGGCAAGCTTTTGGTTCCCGTGAAAGGCGGTTTATGGAGACTCAACTACACAAATACATGAGGGCTGTTGGTGCTGAGCTTTCTGAAAGAATGGTTTATTCGTTGGGCTAA
- the LOC101255406 gene encoding arginyl-tRNA--protein transferase 1 isoform X2 codes for MFRFLDGTLDKSSDEFMDATDTSGNSEITTSSQNQSLAATKSLTGNLEEKYKTEPLIPHLESQIDNAVHVCIGSGDLSSDFQFPKASVKKVAPAKRKLSTEGSEDLLFTSSISFQIAATLRRQRKGVEHGKSSQLGAGERGQAADTPKVIAATLATHLNSLAESLGLLVRACNGHINFYSSERRVDKDAIVSSHNELKQFSSGSCNKQSFSSTVHENHELKKRKFEVRLKRSSFDPEEYSLYRRYQIRVHNDSPDEVAESSYRRFLVDTPIIFVPPSGDLTVPACGFGSFHQQYLIDGRLVAVGVIDILPKCLSSKYLFWDPDLAFLSLGKYSALQEIRWVTQNQVHCPSLQYYYLGYYIHSCNKMRYKAAYRPSELLCPLRYKWVPFDVAKPLLDMKSYMVLSDFATQNGQPLPPSNLENYDEQNDQQHFHGSNDIFVGEDEDEEMDEFNYEDSDDELIAESSNIQLPKVEDRDVGSILIGLKEVRLRYKDLRQAFGSRERRFMETQLHKYMRAVGAELSERMVYSLG; via the exons ATGTTTAGGTTTCTGGATGGCACGTTAGATAAAAGTTCAGATGAGTTTATGGATGCAACAGACACTTCAGGCAATTCAGAAATCACTACCTCTAGTCAAAATCAAAGCCTTGCAGCAACGAAGTCCTTGACAGGTAACCTTGAAGAGAAGTACAAAACTGAACCGTTGATCCCCCATTTGGAAAGTCAGATAGATAATGCAGTACATGTGTGCATTGGAAGTGGGGATCTTTCTTCTGATTTTCAGTTTCCAAAAGCCTCTGTAAAAAAGGTTGCACCTGCGAAAAGAAAGTTATCCACTGAAGGGTCAGAGGATCTGTTATTTACCAGCAGCATCTCGTTCCAGATTGCAGCTACTTTAAGACGACAAAGAAAAGGTGTTGAACATGGAAAATCATCACAATTGGGGGCTGGGGAAAGGGGGCAAGCTGCTGATACCCCCAAAGTTATTGCTGCAACACTAGCTACCCATCTAAACTCTCTAGCAGAATCATTGGGATTATTAGTTAGAGCTTGCAACGGACATATAAACTTTTATTCTTCCGAAAGACGAGTTGATAAAGATGCCATAGTCAGCAGCCATAATGAGTTGAAGCAATTCTCATCAGGAAGCTGTAATAAACAGAGCTTCTCATCAACAGTACATGAAAATCATGAACTCAAAAAGAGGAAGTTTGAGGTTCGTCTTAAAAGGTCCAGTTTTGATCCCGAAGAATATTCCTTGTATAGGAGGTACCAGATTAGAGTGCACAATGATTCTCCTGATGAAGTCGCTGAGAGCTCATACAGGAGATTTTTGGTTGATACACCCATAATATTTGTTCCCCCATCGGGGGACCTTACTGTCCCCGCTTGTGGCTTTGGTTCTTTCCATCAGCAGTATCTGATTGATGGACGGTTGGTTGCAGTTGGAGTCATAGATATTCTCCCAAAGTGTTTGTcaagtaaatatttattctGGGATCCAGATCTTGCCTTCTTATCATTAGGTAAGTATTCAGCCCTTCAAGAAATAAGGTGGGTTACACAGAATCAAGTACATTGCCCTAGTCTCCAGTACTATTATCTGGGTTACTACATCCACTCCTGCAACAAAATGAGATACAAAGCAGCATACCGGCCTTCTGAGCTACTCTGCCCTTTGCGATATAA GTGGGTTCCATTTGATGTTGCCAAGCCACTGCTCGACATGAAATCGTACATGGTTTTATCTGATTTTGCCACACAAAATGGGCAGCCTCTTCCTCCTAGTAACCTTGAAAATTATGATGAGCAAAATGATCAACAACACTTTCACGGATCAAATGATATTTTTGTGggtgaggatgaggatgaggaaaTGGATGAATTTAACTATGAAGATTCAGATGATGAACTGATTGCTGAGAGCAGTAACATCCAACTGCCCAAAGTAGAAGACAGAGATGTTGGTAGCATTTTGATTGGGTTGAAGGAAGTTCGTCTGAGATACAAA GATTTGAGGCAAGCTTTTGGTTCCCGTGAAAGGCGGTTTATGGAGACTCAACTACACAAATACATGAGGGCTGTTGGTGCTGAGCTTTCTGAAAGAATGGTTTATTCGTTGGGCTAA